A section of the Roseomonas marmotae genome encodes:
- a CDS encoding prepilin peptidase, translating to MLSISRQNAGRRAIPLLCAMLLAPLAALLPPAAWPAAAVFGALLLALGWIDLRSGLVHAALVLPLVLAGLASAALLGPERLLAATAGAALGYLAFRLIESVFRRLRGHDGLGRGDAWMLGAAGAWVGPGGLAPLVTAAAALALLLVWLRDRRLAQDAEIPFVPALSAAAWVSWILAGGAPSWMPL from the coding sequence ATGTTGAGCATTTCCCGCCAGAATGCCGGGCGCCGGGCCATCCCCCTGCTCTGCGCGATGCTCCTCGCCCCCCTGGCGGCGCTGCTGCCGCCGGCCGCCTGGCCGGCCGCTGCCGTCTTCGGCGCGCTGCTGCTGGCCCTCGGCTGGATCGACCTGCGCTCCGGCCTGGTCCATGCCGCGCTGGTCCTGCCCCTCGTGCTGGCGGGCCTCGCCAGCGCCGCCCTGCTGGGCCCGGAGCGGCTGCTGGCCGCCACCGCCGGCGCGGCGCTGGGCTACCTGGCCTTCCGGCTGATCGAAAGCGTCTTCCGGCGGCTGCGCGGCCATGACGGACTCGGGCGCGGCGATGCCTGGATGCTGGGCGCGGCCGGGGCCTGGGTGGGGCCGGGCGGGCTCGCCCCCCTGGTCACGGCCGCGGCCGCGCTGGCCCTGCTGCTGGTCTGGTTGCGGGACCGGCGTCTGGCTCAGGACGCCGAAATCCCCTTCGTGCCCGCGCTGTCCGCTGCCGCCTGGGTCAGCTGGATCCTGGCCGGAGGTGCGCCATCGTGGATGCCGCTCTGA
- a CDS encoding GspE/PulE family protein: protein MDAALTTGISQAEQRLTQRLLERNLLTPPALARAEEARRSADESLIPALLALGLVGEEALAATAAEALDLPLLSRDELPLEAPLLDRLPLRFLRRSHAFPARLQGEELLLALADPLDPFVVQAAALATGLTIAVAVATPASIEAALARLEEAAAPAPAVALDATAGTPEDTARLRDQASEAPVVRHVNAMILGAVESGASDIHLEPTESGLRTRFRVDGVLRETGIVAPALGTGVISRIKIMARLDVAERRLPQDGRMRLAVRGRDVDLRVSVIPALDGEGVVLRILDRGAVALDFEALGFAPEEIGALRELLAQTSRMVLVTGPTGSGKTTTLYAALGSLDRGRMKVCTIEDPVEYRLDGVSQVQVRPQIGLTFPHALRAMLRHDPDVMLVGEIRDPETAEVAVQAALTGHLVLATLHTNDGPSAVTRLMDLGVPDYLIASVLRGVLAQRLVRTLCPHCREGFEAPLPLVESLGLARLSPGPRPILLYRPQGCGSCGGTGYRGRTTVMQVMNLSPALRGLVLRRADAGTLAEAAAAEGMPSLQEAGLRKALAGITSVEEVMRVVGGA from the coding sequence GTGGATGCCGCTCTGACCACCGGGATTTCACAGGCGGAACAGCGCCTGACGCAGCGGCTGCTGGAGCGCAACCTCCTCACCCCACCCGCCCTGGCACGGGCCGAGGAAGCGCGGCGCTCGGCCGATGAATCCCTCATCCCCGCCCTGCTTGCCCTCGGGCTGGTCGGCGAGGAAGCCCTCGCGGCCACGGCGGCCGAGGCGCTGGACCTGCCCCTTCTATCGCGCGATGAATTGCCGCTGGAGGCGCCGCTGCTGGACCGCCTGCCGCTGCGCTTCCTGCGCCGCAGCCACGCCTTCCCGGCCCGGTTGCAGGGCGAGGAGCTGCTGCTGGCCCTGGCTGACCCCCTGGACCCCTTCGTTGTGCAGGCGGCGGCCCTGGCCACGGGCCTGACCATCGCCGTCGCGGTCGCCACCCCGGCCTCCATCGAGGCGGCGCTGGCACGGCTGGAGGAGGCCGCGGCGCCCGCGCCCGCCGTAGCGCTGGACGCCACCGCCGGCACGCCCGAGGACACCGCGCGCCTGCGCGACCAGGCCAGCGAGGCGCCGGTCGTCAGGCATGTGAACGCGATGATCCTGGGTGCCGTGGAGAGCGGCGCCTCCGACATCCATCTGGAGCCCACCGAGAGCGGGCTGCGCACCCGCTTCCGGGTGGATGGCGTGCTGCGGGAGACCGGCATCGTGGCGCCGGCGCTGGGCACGGGCGTCATCTCCCGCATCAAGATCATGGCGCGGCTCGACGTGGCGGAGCGCCGGCTGCCGCAGGACGGGCGGATGCGGCTGGCCGTGCGCGGGCGGGATGTCGATCTGCGCGTCTCCGTCATCCCGGCCCTGGATGGCGAGGGCGTGGTGCTGCGCATCCTCGACCGCGGCGCCGTCGCGCTGGATTTCGAGGCGCTGGGCTTCGCGCCGGAGGAAATCGGGGCGCTGCGCGAACTGCTGGCGCAGACCAGCCGCATGGTGCTGGTCACCGGTCCCACCGGCAGCGGCAAGACCACCACGCTCTATGCCGCGCTGGGCTCGCTCGATCGCGGCCGGATGAAGGTCTGCACCATCGAGGACCCGGTGGAGTACCGGCTCGATGGCGTCAGCCAGGTGCAGGTGCGGCCGCAGATCGGCCTGACCTTCCCTCATGCGCTGCGCGCCATGCTGCGCCACGACCCCGATGTGATGCTGGTGGGCGAGATCCGCGACCCCGAGACGGCGGAAGTGGCGGTGCAGGCGGCGCTGACCGGCCACCTGGTGCTGGCGACGCTGCATACCAATGACGGCCCCTCGGCGGTGACGCGGCTGATGGACCTGGGGGTGCCGGATTACCTGATCGCCTCCGTGCTGCGCGGCGTGCTGGCGCAGCGGCTGGTCCGCACCCTCTGCCCGCATTGCCGGGAGGGCTTCGAGGCACCGCTTCCGCTGGTGGAGAGCCTCGGCCTCGCCCGGCTGTCCCCGGGGCCGCGCCCCATCCTGCTCTACCGCCCCCAGGGCTGCGGCAGCTGCGGCGGGACGGGATACCGGGGCCGCACCACGGTCATGCAGGTCATGAATCTCAGCCCCGCCCTGCGCGGGCTGGTGCTGCGCCGGGCCGATGCCGGCACCCTGGCCGAGGCGGCGGCGGCCGAGGGCATGCCGAGCCTGCAGGAAGCCGGGCTTCGCAAGGCCCTGGCCGGCATCACCTCGGTCGAGGAGGTCATGCGCGTGGTGGGTGGTGCCTGA
- a CDS encoding calcium-binding protein → MATPSAWGRMPYEVTNGFKIHANTADILESAPAVADNSGENFGIAYRSTTVPVAGQPAVQSIRFQAFDHVLGPLDEILPGPVTMDDGRGNILSGPSITGWGDGFAAVWQEQAAAGEPILLKARVTGPVGLVGGEFALSIPAGSLPNFRQHSVTLTPHEKILGPDPADPDRDLTAIGFTAVWVEEADGLPPTIRMQRFELVPNALGEPTAVAAAGADAEAGTTNDNGTTTIGQGINPSAVMLHDGEMAIIWTSADGQRLHGQVRSATDGQPMPPPALQLDAALAGHQIVPGHAPHLVSLGAGNFGVFWVAVKDGAAAPTDLVIKGQTYVLADGAATWVPGVIRTIVDLPEGSYNGQFNVTGLGEANEGGVVSFGTTDGRILMQSFDGNGVPPATPAYESVLDAAGGNGQHSLATLVSDRAVVVTQNEFGDLVAQMVDTRTPGQKIVGDRVRPDGRVDERPDLIVGTIGDDTVVADRGDTRNGRSDTDTVHAGMGNDILYGGGDNDLLDGGDGADVAAYRTSRERYSVTLNGDGSYTVRDMRLTNGGRDPGPDGEDRINAVEQLAFGATIGTAPAGDALSLQNTVRVSMDLFYQALPLPTPSVPEGTPQPWGLDSTGGFTVNVGPGLGDPTVGAQTSPIAVAMEESFGFVWQSGNNVYLKAYNPLGRHDPEFGDAQQIFKLDIDPQDVVEKQISGVAASMAGDLGVVAVWQQTDADGTAVIKGRHTAAVGGLSNSGAEFQVELTPGLLQRDAAVVGYEIVDAANDTVEFGFNVVYTAVSGSGASGQILLDRFVIPVDANGLEQAPVSRPVNDDDTGHFVIAEDGRDAAVTSLHDGELIISYVSGNQVKAAVLNPVTTGNVTTFEDMVTVDLANPIKAGTKVQVAGLTTGFLVAYQGEDGRVQAHVMTPGGENGWTATASIAQLTLPANATGVFHVSPTAEDDLGTGFVIYYEVPAGAGTSTVRGQVYGHDGQPIGGDFNVFMEDGSALSGAGFSAAGLGDGRLVIAGAGQSTDGLDTDGAIVARVLDTRIPGEQIIGPRDGAPRDLLVGTAGADALDGRENDDEVHGGLGNDFVIGGSGNDALFGEDGSDTLIGGSENDTLDGGAGDDVLMGGFGVDIMAGGEDTDTVSYQGEFASFSINLLEGNTRSNRNPANGLTTATLAIEDTFTGIENVIGGEVNDTITGDAASNSLSGRGGNDTIDGGNGDDALDGGDGNDTLNGGGGTDTISGGGGNDTIDGGEGTADRVQFSGTRAAYNVTYNAQTTVFTIAHLGGGEDGTDLVRGVEFFDFADGPVTAAALRNNTNPTPGTPQTIVGTAGADNLRGTAGNDKIIGLGGNDILSGLGGDDIIDGGAGADTLDGGAGDDFLNGGSGQDTLLGGGGNDTLNGGLAVDTLFGGAGVDILNGEDGNDRMFGEAGNDTLDGGLGADTMSGGLGNDIYIVDRAADIVSEFPDEGTDTVRSTVTYTLSANVENLQLQGDLNLNGTGNALANSITGNAGDNVLNGGAGNDTLTGDAGNDTLNGGAGADRMVGGTGDDLYVVDNIGDTVVEALGEGTDTIRVSVTVAGTTFALANTVENLTLVGSAALNGTGNASANVMIGNAGANTLLGLGGNDEIHGGGGADRLEGGAGNDVLGGDNGNDVIFGDAGSDIIIGGQGADTLTGGDGADFFTYTAFVAGRDTIADFIIGTDKIDLSAIDATLDGFNPVLDGTDGAFRFMGTQGFAGNGQGSVRYVANTGIVQIDAGDGGPAEMSIQVAAGTALGLTDFIL, encoded by the coding sequence ATGGCGACACCAAGCGCATGGGGCCGTATGCCTTACGAGGTAACGAACGGCTTCAAGATTCACGCCAATACCGCTGACATTCTGGAAAGTGCCCCGGCGGTCGCCGATAACTCGGGCGAGAATTTCGGGATCGCCTATCGCTCCACCACCGTGCCGGTGGCGGGGCAGCCAGCGGTGCAGAGCATCCGCTTCCAGGCCTTCGACCATGTCCTTGGCCCTCTCGACGAAATTCTTCCTGGCCCTGTCACCATGGATGACGGGCGAGGGAATATTCTAAGCGGTCCCTCCATCACCGGCTGGGGCGATGGCTTTGCAGCGGTCTGGCAGGAACAGGCAGCCGCGGGCGAACCCATTCTGCTGAAGGCGCGCGTCACTGGCCCGGTTGGGCTGGTGGGTGGCGAATTCGCGCTTTCAATTCCGGCAGGCAGCCTGCCGAATTTCCGGCAGCACAGCGTCACCCTGACGCCCCATGAGAAGATCCTCGGCCCCGATCCCGCGGACCCGGACCGTGACCTCACGGCGATCGGCTTCACGGCCGTCTGGGTCGAGGAGGCGGACGGCCTGCCTCCCACGATCCGGATGCAGCGCTTCGAACTGGTGCCGAACGCCCTGGGGGAGCCCACGGCCGTCGCCGCGGCCGGCGCGGATGCCGAGGCGGGCACCACCAATGATAACGGTACCACCACCATTGGGCAGGGCATCAATCCTTCCGCTGTGATGCTCCATGACGGCGAGATGGCGATCATCTGGACCAGCGCGGATGGCCAGAGGCTGCACGGCCAGGTCCGCAGCGCGACCGATGGCCAGCCCATGCCCCCGCCTGCCCTGCAACTGGACGCAGCCCTTGCCGGGCATCAGATCGTCCCCGGCCATGCGCCGCATCTGGTGTCGCTGGGCGCCGGCAATTTCGGCGTTTTCTGGGTGGCGGTGAAGGATGGTGCAGCCGCGCCGACGGACCTCGTCATCAAAGGCCAGACCTACGTCCTCGCCGATGGCGCGGCCACATGGGTGCCCGGCGTCATCCGCACCATCGTGGACCTGCCTGAAGGCAGCTACAATGGCCAGTTCAATGTCACCGGCCTCGGTGAGGCCAATGAGGGTGGCGTGGTGTCCTTCGGCACCACCGACGGCCGCATCCTCATGCAGAGCTTCGACGGCAATGGCGTCCCGCCGGCCACCCCGGCCTATGAATCGGTACTGGACGCCGCCGGCGGCAACGGGCAGCACAGCCTCGCCACGCTGGTCAGCGACCGCGCCGTGGTCGTCACGCAGAATGAGTTCGGCGACCTTGTCGCGCAGATGGTCGATACGCGAACGCCTGGCCAGAAGATCGTCGGCGACCGCGTCAGGCCGGACGGGAGGGTGGATGAACGCCCTGACCTGATCGTCGGCACGATCGGCGATGACACGGTCGTCGCGGACCGCGGTGACACGCGCAACGGCAGAAGCGACACGGACACTGTCCATGCCGGCATGGGCAATGACATCCTCTATGGCGGCGGCGACAACGACCTGTTGGATGGCGGCGATGGGGCGGATGTCGCAGCCTATCGCACCTCCCGGGAACGCTACTCCGTCACCCTCAATGGCGATGGCAGCTATACCGTCAGGGACATGCGCCTGACGAATGGCGGCCGCGATCCCGGCCCCGATGGCGAGGACAGGATCAACGCCGTCGAGCAGCTGGCTTTCGGCGCCACCATCGGCACCGCCCCCGCGGGCGATGCGCTGAGCCTCCAGAACACCGTCCGGGTCTCCATGGACCTGTTCTATCAGGCCCTTCCCCTCCCGACCCCTTCGGTACCCGAGGGCACTCCGCAACCCTGGGGCCTCGATTCAACCGGGGGCTTCACGGTCAATGTCGGGCCTGGCCTGGGCGATCCCACGGTGGGCGCGCAGACCTCGCCCATCGCCGTGGCCATGGAGGAAAGCTTCGGTTTCGTCTGGCAGAGCGGGAACAACGTCTACCTGAAGGCCTATAATCCGCTTGGGCGGCATGACCCTGAATTCGGCGACGCGCAGCAGATCTTCAAGCTGGATATCGACCCGCAGGACGTCGTGGAGAAGCAGATCTCCGGCGTGGCGGCCAGCATGGCTGGCGATCTCGGGGTCGTCGCCGTCTGGCAGCAGACAGATGCCGACGGTACAGCCGTCATCAAAGGACGGCATACCGCCGCCGTCGGCGGCCTGAGCAATTCCGGGGCCGAGTTCCAGGTGGAGCTGACGCCCGGCCTGTTGCAGCGCGATGCCGCGGTGGTGGGCTACGAGATCGTGGATGCCGCCAACGACACGGTCGAGTTCGGCTTCAACGTCGTCTATACTGCGGTATCCGGAAGCGGTGCGTCCGGGCAGATCCTGCTGGACCGCTTCGTCATCCCCGTGGATGCCAACGGGCTTGAGCAGGCCCCCGTCTCCCGCCCCGTCAATGATGACGACACCGGCCATTTCGTCATCGCCGAGGACGGGCGGGACGCGGCCGTGACCTCGCTGCATGATGGCGAACTCATCATCAGCTATGTCAGCGGCAATCAGGTCAAGGCGGCCGTTCTGAACCCCGTCACCACAGGCAACGTGACCACCTTCGAGGACATGGTGACGGTGGATCTGGCCAACCCGATCAAGGCCGGGACGAAGGTGCAGGTGGCCGGGCTGACCACGGGCTTCCTGGTCGCCTATCAGGGCGAGGACGGGCGCGTCCAGGCCCATGTCATGACGCCCGGCGGCGAGAACGGCTGGACCGCCACGGCCAGCATCGCGCAGCTCACGCTGCCGGCCAATGCGACCGGCGTCTTCCATGTCAGCCCGACGGCGGAGGACGACCTCGGCACCGGCTTCGTCATCTACTACGAGGTCCCGGCCGGCGCGGGCACCAGCACCGTGCGCGGCCAAGTCTATGGCCATGATGGTCAGCCGATCGGCGGTGACTTCAACGTCTTCATGGAGGACGGCTCGGCACTCTCCGGCGCCGGCTTCTCCGCCGCCGGCCTCGGCGACGGGCGGCTGGTGATCGCCGGCGCCGGCCAGAGCACCGATGGCCTGGATACCGATGGCGCGATCGTCGCCCGCGTGCTCGATACGCGCATCCCCGGCGAGCAGATCATCGGCCCGCGCGACGGCGCGCCACGCGACCTTCTCGTCGGCACGGCGGGGGCGGATGCCCTGGATGGCCGCGAGAATGACGACGAGGTGCATGGCGGGCTCGGGAACGACTTCGTCATCGGCGGCAGCGGCAACGACGCCCTTTTCGGTGAGGACGGCAGCGACACGCTGATCGGCGGCAGCGAGAATGACACGCTGGACGGCGGTGCCGGCGACGACGTGCTGATGGGCGGCTTCGGGGTCGATATCATGGCAGGCGGCGAGGACACCGATACCGTGTCCTATCAGGGCGAGTTCGCCAGCTTCAGCATCAACCTGCTGGAGGGCAATACCCGCAGCAACCGCAACCCAGCCAACGGCCTGACCACCGCGACCCTGGCCATTGAGGATACCTTCACCGGCATTGAGAATGTCATCGGCGGCGAGGTCAATGACACCATCACCGGCGATGCCGCCAGCAACAGCCTGTCCGGCCGGGGGGGCAACGACACGATCGATGGCGGCAATGGCGACGACGCGCTGGACGGGGGCGATGGCAACGACACGCTGAACGGCGGCGGCGGAACCGACACCATCAGCGGCGGCGGTGGCAACGACACGATCGATGGTGGCGAAGGCACGGCTGACAGGGTGCAGTTCAGCGGCACCCGCGCGGCCTACAACGTGACCTACAATGCGCAGACCACCGTCTTCACCATCGCCCATCTCGGTGGTGGCGAGGATGGCACGGATCTGGTCAGGGGCGTCGAGTTCTTCGACTTCGCCGATGGCCCGGTCACGGCGGCGGCGCTACGGAACAATACCAACCCGACGCCGGGGACCCCCCAGACGATCGTCGGCACCGCCGGCGCCGACAACCTGCGTGGCACCGCGGGAAACGACAAGATCATCGGCCTCGGCGGCAATGATATCCTGTCTGGCCTTGGCGGCGACGACATCATTGATGGTGGCGCCGGCGCCGACACTCTGGATGGCGGTGCGGGCGATGATTTCCTGAATGGCGGCAGCGGCCAGGATACGCTGCTCGGCGGTGGCGGCAACGACACGCTGAATGGCGGCCTGGCCGTCGATACCCTCTTCGGTGGTGCCGGGGTGGATATCCTGAATGGTGAGGACGGCAACGACAGGATGTTCGGCGAGGCCGGCAACGACACCCTCGACGGCGGGCTGGGCGCCGATACCATGTCGGGCGGACTCGGCAATGACATCTATATCGTCGACCGCGCGGCCGATATCGTCAGCGAGTTCCCTGACGAGGGCACGGATACGGTCCGCAGCACCGTCACCTACACGCTGTCTGCCAATGTGGAGAATCTGCAACTCCAGGGCGACCTGAACCTGAATGGAACGGGCAATGCCCTCGCCAACAGCATCACCGGCAATGCCGGCGATAACGTGCTGAACGGCGGCGCCGGCAACGATACGCTGACGGGCGACGCGGGCAACGATACGCTGAATGGCGGCGCCGGCGCCGACCGGATGGTGGGCGGCACCGGCGACGACCTCTATGTCGTGGACAATATCGGTGACACGGTCGTGGAGGCGCTGGGCGAGGGCACCGATACCATCCGGGTCTCGGTCACCGTGGCCGGCACCACCTTCGCCCTGGCCAATACGGTGGAGAACCTGACACTGGTCGGCAGCGCCGCGCTGAATGGCACGGGCAATGCCTCCGCCAATGTCATGATCGGAAATGCCGGGGCCAACACGCTGCTCGGCCTGGGCGGCAACGACGAGATCCATGGCGGCGGCGGCGCCGACCGGCTGGAAGGCGGCGCCGGCAATGACGTGCTGGGCGGCGACAATGGCAATGACGTCATCTTCGGTGATGCCGGAAGCGACATCATCATCGGCGGCCAGGGCGCCGATACGCTGACCGGCGGCGATGGCGCGGATTTCTTCACCTATACCGCCTTCGTGGCGGGGCGCGACACCATCGCTGACTTCATTATCGGGACGGACAAGATCGACCTCTCGGCGATCGATGCCACGCTGGATGGCTTCAATCCGGTCCTGGACGGAACCGACGGCGCCTTCCGCTTCATGGGAACCCAGGGCTTCGCCGGCAATGGCCAGGGTTCGGTTCGTTATGTGGCCAATACAGGCATTGTCCAGATCGATGCCGGCGATGGCGGGCCGGCGGAGATGAGCATTCAGGTCGCGGCCGGGACTGCGCTCGGCCTCACCGACTTCATACTTTAA
- a CDS encoding type II secretion system F family protein, which produces MAALHSFDYVAIAPDGRTLRGRVEAEDQRAAARRLQESGHLPMEVRPAGEGSAIAGFRMAGDLRLRPRELARLTRGLSLLLSAGLQLDLALEALAGSEAATAPRRILQGLHDTIRTGTPLSVAVAARPQAFPGWYGAAVATAEGTGKLPAVLDRLATETLRLERIAERIRASLVYPAVVLALSLAVMAVLVTVVLPALEPLFSAAGGQLPASTRFMLDASAWLREWGALGFAILLGLGLLALRALSSSEGRHWRDTRLLRLPLIGPLAWRAATARFTRLLGVLLSAGVPLTEALQHAGAAAGNAAMAAGLKRAGQHLSAGAGFAAALAREAVLPRLAITLIGIGEEGGRLREMLEEVAVIHEEEAERATERLLVLLVPGITLILGGLVAGMVLTTLNAILGANSAALGGP; this is translated from the coding sequence ATGGCTGCCCTGCACTCCTTCGACTATGTCGCCATCGCCCCGGACGGCCGCACCCTGCGCGGCCGGGTGGAGGCCGAGGACCAGCGTGCCGCCGCCCGGCGCCTGCAGGAGAGCGGCCACCTGCCCATGGAGGTGCGCCCGGCCGGCGAGGGTTCCGCCATCGCCGGCTTCCGCATGGCCGGCGACCTGCGGCTGCGCCCGCGGGAGCTGGCGCGGCTGACACGCGGGCTCAGCCTGCTGCTCTCGGCGGGCCTGCAGCTCGATCTGGCGCTGGAGGCCCTGGCGGGGTCGGAAGCCGCCACGGCGCCCCGGCGCATCCTGCAGGGGCTGCATGACACCATCCGCACGGGCACCCCGCTCTCGGTGGCCGTGGCGGCGCGGCCGCAGGCCTTTCCGGGCTGGTACGGCGCCGCCGTCGCCACCGCCGAGGGCACCGGCAAGCTGCCGGCGGTGCTCGACCGGCTGGCGACCGAGACCCTGCGGCTGGAACGCATCGCCGAGCGCATCCGCGCCAGCCTGGTCTATCCGGCGGTGGTGCTGGCGCTCTCCCTGGCGGTGATGGCGGTGCTGGTCACGGTGGTGCTGCCGGCGCTGGAGCCGCTGTTCTCGGCGGCGGGCGGGCAGTTGCCGGCCTCCACGCGCTTCATGCTGGACGCCTCGGCCTGGCTGCGGGAATGGGGCGCCCTCGGCTTTGCCATCCTGCTCGGCCTCGGGCTGCTGGCGCTGCGCGCCCTCTCCTCCAGCGAGGGGCGGCACTGGCGGGACACGCGGCTGCTGCGCCTGCCGCTGATCGGCCCCCTCGCCTGGCGCGCCGCCACCGCCCGCTTCACGCGGCTGCTGGGCGTCCTGCTCAGCGCCGGCGTGCCGCTGACGGAGGCGCTGCAACACGCGGGCGCCGCCGCCGGCAATGCCGCCATGGCCGCCGGGCTGAAGCGCGCGGGCCAGCACCTCTCCGCCGGTGCCGGCTTCGCCGCCGCCCTGGCGCGGGAGGCGGTGCTGCCGCGCCTGGCCATCACCCTCATCGGCATCGGCGAGGAAGGCGGACGCCTGCGCGAGATGCTGGAGGAGGTCGCCGTCATCCATGAGGAGGAGGCCGAGCGCGCGACGGAGCGCCTCCTCGTCCTGCTCGTCCCCGGCATTACCCTGATCCTCGGAGGTCTTGTTGCAGGCATGGTGCTCACCACGCTGAATGCCATTCTCGGCGCGAATTCCGCCGCCCTCGGTGGCCCGTGA